The Chloroflexus aggregans DSM 9485 genome segment ACTAATCGTTTCACCCATCGCGGCGATGACCAATGGGGCAGCCGCCGCCAAGACTGCCGCGAGATCAATCCAAAGTTGATCCATACGAGCAACCATTCATCCGATTGGCGCTCTTGCACGCAAAGCTATTTCTGCACACGAGCCGCCAAGGCAAACAAGACCAACGCCCCTTGTAGCACACCGGCAATAGCACTATCAATACCTAACGTGAGTGGCAACTGAATACTGCCAACGGTAAAGGTAGCAAAGGCAACCGAAATCGGCAACAACCATCGTGGATCGGCCCGTGCCAACAGCGCCACAAGTAAACCGATCAGACCGATCCCACTTGAAATATTAGGGATCAGCGCATGATGCACGGCGACGACCTGGATCATCCCGGCCACACCGGCTAATGCGCCACAAGCAGCCAACGTTTCACCCATACGACGGGCGGTGGCGATCCCCAAGCGTCCGGCTGCCGCCGGATTGAGACCCACTGCACGCACCTCTAACCCCCAACGGGTGCCGGTGAGTGCCCACCACACCACCCCCAACGCAATTACGGCAATAACCGGCGCAGCCGGCGCTAGCCGCAAGCGATCAAGGGTAGGCAGCCAAAGTTCACGCGGTAACAGCTCAGTGCCCGACAACGACGCCGAGGTTTGCCGTCGCCACGGACCCAAAACCATGTAGAGGGCCAACCCACTGGCGAGAAAATTCATCCCCAACCCGGCAAAAATCTCGCTCACGCCGGCATAACGACGCAGCACACCGATCAGCATTGCCCACAGTGCCCCGCCGGTCATACCGCTCAACCCGGCCAGCAGCCAGAGCAGCAGCGGCGGCCAATCGGGCCACAGCCGCAACGGTACCATCGCCGCGATCGCACCGACAATCATCTGCCCCTCGACACCGAGGTTGTACAGACCACCGGCAAAGGTGATGGTTAACCCGGTTGCGCAGAGCAACAACGGCGCGGCCAACATCATCATATCGCTCAGACGTACCGGCGTACTAAAAGCCCCGAAGAGAACGAGTCGGTAGACCTCAAGTGGTGAAACACCGGTGCTCAGCAGGGCCACCGTTGTAAACGCAAAGGCAGCAGCCAGCACCAACAAAAACCGGGTTGCTCCGGTAAGCTGCCGCACAGGAAAACTACCGCGTTCCATGGTTCACATCCCTATGCCGTCGCTACCAAAGCTTCAAAACCAACCCCACCGATCAACTCGGCCAGCCGCCCCGCCGACAGTAATGCCCGCGGAATCGGCGGTCCGATCCGTCCGGCAAAGCACACAATGACCTCGTCGCTGTACTCCATAATTTCATCGAGATCGGGGGAAGCAAAGACGACACAACAACCATCATCACGGCGGGCTTGCAACCGGCTCCAGATTGCGCGTGCCGACGCCACATCGAGGCCGCGCGTTGGCTGTTCAGCCAGAATACCGCGGGCATCCGGTGGGATGAGCGCTAACATCGCACGCTGCTGATTGCCACCCGATAGCGCAGCAATCGGAGTGATCGGTGTTGCCTTGATCTGATACTCTGCAATCGCTTGTCGGGCCAGTTCCTCCGCCCGACGCCGATCGATCAACACACCGTTTCGTTGCAACAGCGCAAAATGATCGGTCAGCGACAATGCACCGATCATCCCGTCGTGCAGACGATCGGCCGGCAGGTATTCTATCCCTGCCTGGCGGAACACCAGCGGCCCTGCACCGCTCAAGTCACGACCATTCACCAACACCTGGCCCCGTTCAGGCACCAATTGACCGGCAAGCAGACGGAGCAACACTTGCTGACCGCTCCCATCAAGCCCGGCCAACCCAATGATACGTCCCGCAGTAAAGCGATGATTCAAATCAACCAACTGCAACATACCACTCCGCACCGTCACATGCTTCAATTCCCAAACCGGCGGTGCATCAATAGTGGGCAGGGGACGGTACACTGATGAAGCGGTACCGGCATCACCAAACATCAACGACAACAAATACTCTTGCGGTTGTGGCATTGGCAATTGACCGGGAGGTACCACCCGTCCGTTACGGAGCACCGTCACGGTATCGCACAACTCGGCCACCTCTTCCAACTTATGCGATACAAATAGGACGGTCCGTCCCTCGGCGGCAATTTGGCGCAGCGCTGCAAACAGCGCTCGAGCTTGGGCAGCGGTAATGCCGGTCGTTGGTTCGTCGAGAATGAGCACCTGTGCGCCACACAACAGTAAGCGCATGATCTCTACTTGCTGGCGCTGACCGACCGTCAACTGTTCGATGCGGGCTGTCGGATCGACCGTGAAGCCTAGCTGTGCGGACAATTCGCGCAGTACCATCTCCGCAGCTCGTCGTGAACGAAACACACCCGGTGGAGCGGCACAGAGCAGATTTTCGATCACGGTAAACGCCGGAATATCAAGTGGTTCTTGATGAACCATCCCCACACCGGCAGCGAGGGCATCCCCCGGCCCACGCAACCGCTGTACCACACCGTTAAACCGAATCTGACCCTCATCTGGCCGTAGATACCCGGCCAGCAATTTCATCAGGGTACTCTTACCGGCACCGTTTTCGCCCAACACCCCGTGAATCTGGCCAGATGCAAACGAGATGGACAGTTGATCATTGGCGCATACCGCACCAAAACGTTTCGTAAGATGTTCAACCGTGATTTGCATGGGTTGGGTTAACTATGTGGTTATGGTGATATGTATGGTAGAGGCAGACGGTTGCCTACCCCTACCATGTCAATCACGTATTAATTATCGTCGCTTGAATTACGGTGCGCTTTGACCTTCGATACCGGCTAATAACTGCTGCGTATACCAAATCGTTTTATCATCGGCGACTTGACCTTCAGGAACGAAGACGCTACCGTCTTGATAGTAGAGAGGTCCGGTGAACAGGTTTAAGCTTCCATCGGCCAGCTTAGCGATGAACTCATCAAGCTTCGCCGCATTCTCGGCGCTCAGAGCAGGCCCCTTGACAAAACCGATCATGCTTGTATCGGGATCATTGAGGTTGCTCCAGTTCGGTCCCGTCCATTCCCATGCCGGCTCCCACTTGCCTGAGCGGGCCAGCTCCACCAACCGCTTATAATCAGGCCCCCAGTTAAAGTACGGCACTCCCAAACAAACGGCTTCACCCTGCGCACATGCTCCCTTGAAATCGTAGGGGACTGCAAACACCCGTTTCCCGGCTTGCGTCGCCTTGTTGGCCTCAACAATCGCCTCGGTGGTATCAATGCCCGACAGGATCACATCGTAGCCCTCGTTAATAAAATCATTCGCTACCTTTGTCGGATCGAGGGTCACACCGGGAATGTTGAACCAGAAGCCGATCCACGTCACCTTAAACGCCAGTTCGCTGGCCGGACGACCACGGTACGTCTCCCAGCAGTAGCGAGCGCCGAGGTACGTCGAATTCACCAAACGACGGGTTTCGGGATCGATCAGCGGACCGAGGTAGGCCAACTTACCGGCTTCGGTGGTCAACGCTGCGGCGCAGCCGGCAATCATCTTCCCGTACTCCATCCGCCCCATCAGATTGCGCACATTCGACGGCGCTTCGCCGGTCAGCACTTTATCACCAGAAGCGTGGATGAAGAAGACATCTGGATGCGCAGCGGCTGCGATGTTGGTACCATCGGCAAACTCGGCTGAATTGGTAATCACCAGTTTTGCCCCTTGCCCGATCAGCTCTTCGATCACCTGCTCCACCTTCACATTCGGTCGATCGGCGGGGTTTACTTTGTCGATGTAGATAAACTTGACATCGGGCAGTTTCTCGACGACATACTGAGCGCCTTCGTAATGGGCCTGATTCCAACCACCGTCATTGATCGGGCCTACGAGCACCATGCCGAAGGTAAACTCTTCGGCAGAAGCCGCCGGCGCCGTAGTCGGTTCGGCTGCCGGAGCAGTGGTGGGTGCGGCTGTCGGCTGCGTTCCACACGCGGTCAGGATCAGGCTGAAGAGCATGATGACCAGCAACAGCCAACGGACACCTTGGTTTCTCATCGGTCGACTCCTTACAAGCATCTGCAAACCTTATACCAGAACAACGAAGCGGCGCAATCGATGACAATGACGGCCATCGCTGCGCCGAGACGGTTTGCGCAGATACGCACCTCTAACGGGGAGGGCTTCCCTGCCGGCTTCTTCGCCGATCAGGGCGCTATCACGGAGCGCCCGATTACGCGGCGAGTATATCCGAGGTAGACGCGACTGTCAATTGAAGTAGGATGGGGAAGTGGTCAGGCATGGTCAGGGTAGTCCCAATCGAACCAAGGCCCCCATGGATTCTCACTATGTGGCGCATTTAGTACTAGGTTACCGATCAGCACTTCACACGCACACCGGTGGCTGAAAACAGCGATAACTGCCACCTCATTGAACGCTTCGAGCGCACCCGGTTACAGTACCGGTAGTATGAACACACATCATTGCGATGCCGTTGGTCCGTGAAATCATGGACAAGCGAGCCGAGCTTTCCTTACCACGCAACGACAGCGTGAGACAGCCTCTTACCACCGTCACCGCCGGTGAATTAATCAGCGCACCGTGTCACAACTACGTTGGTCAAGGTTCGCGTTTTTCGGG includes the following:
- a CDS encoding ABC transporter permease, with protein sequence MERGSFPVRQLTGATRFLLVLAAAFAFTTVALLSTGVSPLEVYRLVLFGAFSTPVRLSDMMMLAAPLLLCATGLTITFAGGLYNLGVEGQMIVGAIAAMVPLRLWPDWPPLLLWLLAGLSGMTGGALWAMLIGVLRRYAGVSEIFAGLGMNFLASGLALYMVLGPWRRQTSASLSGTELLPRELWLPTLDRLRLAPAAPVIAVIALGVVWWALTGTRWGLEVRAVGLNPAAAGRLGIATARRMGETLAACGALAGVAGMIQVVAVHHALIPNISSGIGLIGLLVALLARADPRWLLPISVAFATFTVGSIQLPLTLGIDSAIAGVLQGALVLFALAARVQK
- a CDS encoding ABC transporter ATP-binding protein, coding for MQITVEHLTKRFGAVCANDQLSISFASGQIHGVLGENGAGKSTLMKLLAGYLRPDEGQIRFNGVVQRLRGPGDALAAGVGMVHQEPLDIPAFTVIENLLCAAPPGVFRSRRAAEMVLRELSAQLGFTVDPTARIEQLTVGQRQQVEIMRLLLCGAQVLILDEPTTGITAAQARALFAALRQIAAEGRTVLFVSHKLEEVAELCDTVTVLRNGRVVPPGQLPMPQPQEYLLSLMFGDAGTASSVYRPLPTIDAPPVWELKHVTVRSGMLQLVDLNHRFTAGRIIGLAGLDGSGQQVLLRLLAGQLVPERGQVLVNGRDLSGAGPLVFRQAGIEYLPADRLHDGMIGALSLTDHFALLQRNGVLIDRRRAEELARQAIAEYQIKATPITPIAALSGGNQQRAMLALIPPDARGILAEQPTRGLDVASARAIWSRLQARRDDGCCVVFASPDLDEIMEYSDEVIVCFAGRIGPPIPRALLSAGRLAELIGGVGFEALVATA
- a CDS encoding BMP family lipoprotein codes for the protein MRNQGVRWLLLVIMLFSLILTACGTQPTAAPTTAPAAEPTTAPAASAEEFTFGMVLVGPINDGGWNQAHYEGAQYVVEKLPDVKFIYIDKVNPADRPNVKVEQVIEELIGQGAKLVITNSAEFADGTNIAAAAHPDVFFIHASGDKVLTGEAPSNVRNLMGRMEYGKMIAGCAAALTTEAGKLAYLGPLIDPETRRLVNSTYLGARYCWETYRGRPASELAFKVTWIGFWFNIPGVTLDPTKVANDFINEGYDVILSGIDTTEAIVEANKATQAGKRVFAVPYDFKGACAQGEAVCLGVPYFNWGPDYKRLVELARSGKWEPAWEWTGPNWSNLNDPDTSMIGFVKGPALSAENAAKLDEFIAKLADGSLNLFTGPLYYQDGSVFVPEGQVADDKTIWYTQQLLAGIEGQSAP